DNA from Arthrobacter sp. PvP023:
GCGCTTGCCTTCGAGCTCTTCCACTTTGGTGAAGTCACCCACGGGACCGGCGAAGCGGAAAGTCGAAGCCGCGAAGCCCAGCGGCAGCAGTTCCTCAGCCTCCACCTCGGCGTCGAGGAGCAGGTCACGCCCGGTGATGCCGACGTCGAGCGTTCCCCTGCCGACGTAAACGGCGATGTCGCGCGGGCGGAGGAAGAAGAATTCAATGTCGTTGTCCGGGTCCACCATGACCAGTTCGCGGGTATCGCGGCGCTGGCGGTAGCCGGCTTCGGACAGCATGGCCGAAGCCGCTTCGGACAGGGATCCCTTGTTGGGGACGGCAACTCGCAGCATGGGGGTCTTTCTGGGTTAGGAAGTCTTGGTTACGGGCAATCGGCCACGCTCAGCATGGCTACAGATGCTTGTAGACGTCTTCCAGGGTCAGGCCTTTGGCGAGCATCAGAACCTGCAGGTGGTACAGGAGCTGGGAGATTTCCTCGGCGGCGGCCTCATCGGATTCGTATTCGGCAGCCATCCACACTTCGGCGGCTTCCTCAACGACCTTCTTGCCGATGCCGTGGACTCCGGACTCCAATTCTGCGACGGTGCGGGAGCCTGCCGGACGGGTGGCTGCCTTCTCACTCAGTTCTGCAAACAGCGTCTCGAAATTCTTCACGCCCTCCAGCCTACTTGCTCCGGGCCTGACGCCGCCTGTCGGGCCGTTCCATGACGGCGTCGATGTGAGGCAACGCACAGCAAACACGGCACCGGAGCAAGCAAGGCGAAGCCTAGCTGTACTGCTTCAGGATGACCGCAGTGGCCAGCGCGGCGGTGACGGCTTCGTGCCCCTTGTCCTCCTTGGACCCGGGCAGGCCGGCGCGGTCCAGGCCCTGCTGCTCGGTGTCGCAGGTGAGCACCCCGAAACCCACCGGAACGCCGGTGTTGACGCTGACGTCGGTCAGCCCCATCGTTGCCGCCTCGCAGACGTACTCGAAGTGCGGCGTTCCGCCGCGGATCACAACACCAAGCGCGACAACGGCGTCGAAGTGCTTGGCCAGCCGGGCGGCGGCCACGGGCAGCTCAAAGCTGCCCGGAACCCGCAGGACGGTCGGATCGCTGATTCCGGCGTCCTTCGCGGCACGCAGCGCGCCGTCCAGCAGCCCGTCCATAATCTGGGTGTGCCAGCTGGCGGCCACAATGGCCAGTTTCAGCTGGGACGTCTCCGCCGGGTTGAGGGTTGTGAGGTCAATCTCCGGTGCGCCGTGTCCACTCATCTAAAGTCTCCTGCTTCGTTCTTTTTCGTCAGTCTTATTCGTGCTGGTTCAGTCTTGTTCGTGCTGGTAAGGCCCCTGGCCGGCGGCCGGCAATGCCGTCACCGGTTCACCGCCCCGGGTGTCCAGGACGAGCCGGTGGTCCATCCGGTCTTTTTTGGTCTGCAGGTACCGGATGTTCTGTTCGCGTGAAGGGACCTCAGTGGGAACCATCTCGACGACGGTGACGCCGGCATCCGCCAGCCGGTTCTGCTTGTCCGGGTTGTTGCTCAGCAGGCGCACTTCGTGCAGTCCCAGCTCGGCCAGGATCTGCGCGGCGGCGTTGTAGCAGCGTGCATCGACGGGAAGGCCCAGCTGTTCGTTGGCTTCGACCGTATCGAAGCCGGCTTCCTGCAGGGCGTAAGCCTTGATCTTGTTGGCCAGGCCGATTCCGCGGCCTTCCTGTCCGCGAAGGTACAGCAGCGTGCCGCCTTCCTCGTTGATCTTCTCGAGGGCGTAGGCCAGCTGCTCTCCGCAATCGCAGCGGTATGAACCAAAAACGTCCCCGGTGAGGCATTCCGAATGCAGCCGGACCAGCGGTGCCTTGCCATCCACAGGCGGAATCGGTGAACTCACGGCGAGGTGCTCGGCACCCGTCACCAGGTCGGTCCAGGCCTGGGCCACGAAGTCCCCGAATTCACTGGGCAGCTGGACAACTGGTCCGCCGCTGACCGGGTGCGGCCGGCGCCCGGCCTTAACGTCTTTTCGTGCCTCTGAAGCCGTCATCGCATCTCCTCATTCCCCGCCGGGACCGGCGCCTGTCCATCCCGCAGCCCTGCATCCAGGTACGCCACCAGATCCTCGATCGAGATCAGCGGGCATCCATGTTCTGCAGCGAAACCGCGAAGTCCGTCCAGACGCATCATTTCTCCGTTGTCGTGCACCACCTCGGCGATCACGCCCACCGGCTCCAGTCCGGCAAGCCGGCACAGGTCCACGGCCGCTTCGGTGTGGCCCGGGCGTTCACGCACTCCACCGTTAACGGCCCGGAGCGGGAAAACATGCCCGGGACGGGTGATCGATCCGGGGCGGCTCGCGGGATCCGCCAGCACGCGGGCGGTGAGTGCCCGGTCTGTTGCCGAAATTCCCGTGCTGACGCCAACGGCCGCATCGCAGGAAACCGTGTAGGCGGTGCCTTTGGAGTCTTCGTTGACTTCGACCATGGGCGGCAACAACAGGGCATCTGCCCGGGCTCCGTCGAGCGGCACGCAGATCACCCCGGAGCTGTAGCGGACTGTCCAGCCCATCAGTTCGGGCGTGGCGTGCTGGGCGGCGAAAATGATGTCGCCTTCGTTTTCACGGTCCTCGTTGTCCACCACCAGGACGGGGAGGCCGGCAGCCATGGCCCGGACGGCGTCTTCGATCGGGTCCAGTACCCTGCCCGTCGTCACTGCCACAGGGATGCCGGGTTCATCGTTGAGTTCATGGCGGCTCAGTTCATTGGTGTGCAGCTTGGGTGTGTTCTTGAGCTGGCTCACTTGGAGTCCCCCGTTCCGGTTGTGACATTCGCGGTGCCAGCGCCGGTGGCGCGGCCCCCGGCGAAGGCGAGCAGGCGTTCGGTGTACTTGGCCAGCACGTCAACTTCGAGGTTGACCCTGCTGCCAAGGCTCTTCGCACCCAGGCCGGTTTCGGCCAGGGTGGTGGGAATGAGGCCCACTTCGAACCACGGCGCCGGTTCCGACGCGTCGCTGACTGCGGTCACGGTGAGGGAGACGCCGTCGACGGCGATCGATCCCTTTTCAGCGATGTACCGGGCAAGCCGCACGGGCACTCCGAACCGCAGGCGGTCCCAGTTGCCGAGTGCCTCCCGCTCGAGGAGTTCCCCGACTCCGTCCACGTGCCCCTGGACAACATGTCCGTCCAGGCGTCCGCCGGCCGGTACACAGCGCTCCAGGTTCACGGTGTCGCCCGCGTCGAGCTCGCCGATGGTGCTGCGGACCAGGGTCTCGCCCATGACGTCGACGCTGAAGTCCGTGCCGTCAATCGCGGTGGCGGTCAGGCATACTCCGTTGACGGCCACCGAGCCGCCCAGAGCCAGTCCTTCGGTGCTGCCGGGCGCATGGAGCCGCACCGTGGCGCTGACGTCGCCGTTGCGTTCGACGGACAGGACCCTGCCCTGTTCGGCAATAATTCCGGTAAACATCAGTTGCCTCCTGTGGCGGTGCCCGCGCCGGTGCGGTGCGGTAAGGATTCGGGTGAGCTGGTCAGGGATAAAGAGGGTTCGGGGGCAGCCGGTGCTGCCGGCAAGGGCGCCTCGGCCGATTCGGCGGGCCCGGCACTTCTTGCGGCCGGTTCGGCGCTCCCCGGAAACAGGTGGAGCCTGAGGTCCCGGCCCAGGCTCTGCACGGCTCCCCCGGAGGCCTGGTCCCAGTCCCAGGCCTGGGCGTCGGCGAGGGTCGTGATGCCGAGGTCGCCGAGTGCGGGAGTGCCGGACCCGAGCAGGGTGGGCGCCAGGTAGACGATCAGTTCGTCCACGAGGCCGGCGGCGAGGAACGCGCTCAGGATGCTGGACCCGCCTTCCACCATGACGTGGCGGACACCGGCGGTGAAGAGCTTCTCCAGTGCCTCGTGCGGATCCCGGGTGGGCAGGTGCAGGACACGGCCGTCGTCGCCGTGGATGGCGGCGTCGTCGGGAATTCCCCGGAGTCCCATGACCGCGCGCAGCGGCTGGCTCCCTGCCGGTTTGCCGGACGCGTCCCGGGCAGTGAGCCGGGGGTTGTCCACGAGGAGCGTTTGCGTACCCACCAGGATGGCGTCGACCCGGCTGCGGAGTCCGTGGTTGTCCGCGAGGGACTCCGGACTGGAGATCCACTGGCTGGTGCCGTCCGACGCCGCGATGCGGCTGTCCAGGGTCTGGGCGATATGGAGGGTAACGAAGGGTCGCTGGCCGAGAACAGCCTCAAACCAGCGGCGGTTCAGCTCGAACGCAGACCGGGCGGCCAGGCCGGAACGAACGCTGACGCCTGCGGCCCGCAGCGTTGCGGCTCCGCCGGCGGCAGGGTCATGGGGGTCGTCCACGGCGTACACCACCGAAGCAATGCCGGCGTCGATAATTGCCTGGGCACAGGGGCCGGTCCGTCCGCAGTGGTTGCACGGCTCGAGGGTGACCACCATGGTTGACCCGGTCAGGTCGATGCCCTGCATGCCGGCCTGGGCAATGGCGTCAGCCTCCGCATGCGCCGTCCCGGCGCCGCGGTGGTAACCGGTCACCAGTTGCCGGCCATCAGGACCGACGACGACGGCGCCCACCAGCGGGTTTGCCCCGCGCGGCCCCAGGAGCGCAGCGTCGAGGGCCGCATCCATGGCATGGATCTCGGCGGCACTGAACCGTTCGGCAGTCTGCGGCGCTGTTGTCTTCGGCGTCAAAGCGTTCGTCGTTCCTTCCCTCGAGAACCGCGTGGGCTCCGGGGGTATACGACAGCGCAATACCGCACAGCCCGAAGGGCAGTGCAGTAACAGCTGTACGTGCTTCTCTCATCCAGACTTTAACTGTCGGTACCGGAATTTCACCGGTTCAACCGTCCGCCGGAACAGTTCCTGGAGAGGATCTGTGCCGGCTCGCGGGTCGCGGACTGTCACCGCCGGTTCGGACTTACACCGACCCCGGAGCACGTAGTGTGTGTTGTTATTCTGTCACAACTGAGTGACTGGTCCGTGTATTCCCGTCAGACTCCGTCATGATTCCGAAACAGTGTGTGCCACGCCCGGAACCGGGCGTGAGCCGGCTCCCCGGAGGCGGTCAATCGCTGCCGCCGGGTCATCAGCACCGTACACGGCCGAGCCTGCCACGAAGACGTTGGCTCCTGCCTCGGCCGCCCGGACAATGGTCTCCTCGGTGATCCCGCCGTCCACCTGCAGCGCCACTCCGGTGCCCGAACCGTCGATCGCCGCCCGGGCACGCCTGATCTTCGGGAGGGTCAGGTCCAGGAACGACTGGCCGCCGAAGCCGGGCTCCACGGTCATGATCAACAGGAGGTCCAGTTCCGACAGCATGTCCAGGTAGGGCTCCACCGGAGTGCCGGGACGCAGCGCCATTCCGGCCTTGGCGCCGCGTGCGCGGAGCTCCCGTGCCAGTTTGATGGGCGCGATCGACGCTTCAACGTGGAACGTCACGGAGGCGAGCCCGGCGTCGGCGAAGGCGGGCGCCCAGCGGTCGGCGTCGGCGATCATCAGGTGTGCATCCAGCGGCACGGGGCTGACGGCCTGGATGCGCTGGACCACGGGAAGGCCGATGGTCAGGTTCGGCACAAAGTGGTTGTCCATCACGTCAACGTGGACGGCGTCGGCGTTGCTGATTCTGCGCAGCTCCGCCTCCAGGTTGACGAAGTCGGCGGAGAGAATGCTGGGGTTGATGCAGCACTGAGCCATGTCGGCTCCTTTCACTCAAGCGGAGGGATCGGGTTTCGCGGAGGAATCAGGGCTTTTTGTGGATGAGGGCCAGGAACATGGCGTCAGTCCGGTGCACGTGCGGCCACAGCTGGGCCGTCAGTTCGTGGCCGGCCTCAAGATGGCCGGGCAGGCTGACTTTGTCCAGGGCGGCGCCGGCATCGAGCAGTTCCAGGTCGTCGCGTTTGCGCAGCGCGTCGGTCACGACGGCGGTGGTTTCGGCGGGGTGCGGCGAGCACGTCACGTAGGCCACCACGCCGCCGGGCCGGACTGCGTCCAGGGCTGACTTAAGCAGTTCGCGCTGGAGCGGGCCCAGGTCCGCGAGGTCCTTGGGCGTGCGCCGCCACCTCGACTCCGGCCTGCGCCGCAGGGCACCAAGTCCGCTGCAGGGGACGTCGACGAGCACACGGTCGAAAGTCCCCGCCATTTCAGTTCCGACGTCGCGGCCGTCCCCGGTCCGGACATGCCACACCTCGTGAGGGACGGCAGCCAGCGCCTGCCGGACCAGCTTGGCACGGTGCGGGGCGGGTTCGTTGGCCAGCAGGGTTGCGCCCTGCTGCCGGGCGAGGGCACCCAGGAGGGCCGCCTTTCCACCGGGTCCGGCGCAGAGGTCCAGCCATTTCTCGCCGCCCTTGCCGGCGGACTGCCCGTCAGCACTCCCCGGACCCGCGGGCTGCAGATCCGCGGAATGCAGATCCACGGCCGCCATGGCCCGGGCCACCAGCTGCGAGCCCACGTCCTGCACCCTCGTGCTGCCGTCCCGTACGGAGGCCAGCCGGCCGAGGTCCCCGCCGCTGGAGAGCGCCGAACCCTCGACGAGTTCCCCGGCTGTGGCCCCGCCTTCCAGTGCTTCGTCCAAACTCCCCAGGCCAGGCAGCGCAACCAGGTTGACCACCGGCGCAGCGTTGTCTGCTTCCAAGAGGTCGTTGATTTCGGTGACCGGGCGTCCGTGTGCCACCAGCGACTGCCGCAGGGCGCGGACAATCCACTCCGGGTGGGCGTAGCGGATGGAGGCCACCCGGGTTTCGTCCTGCTCGTCGCTGAGCAGGAGCTCCAGCCACTCGTCCAGCGTGTGGGCGGAGACCTTGCGCAGGACGGCGTTGATCAAGGCGGATGGCCCGGCGCCAATGACCGCACGGGCCAGTCCAACGGTCTGGTCCAGGGCGGCGTGGGCGGGCACGCGCATGGCCAGCAGCTGGTGTGCGCCGATCCGCAGGGCATCCAGGATGGCGGGATCCAGCTGGTCCAGCGGCCGGTCGACGCAGCGGGCCAGGACGGCGTCATAGGTTCCCTGCCCCCGCAGCGCCCCGTAGCTCAGTTCGGTGGCGAAGCCGGCGTCCCGCTTGTCCAGGCCGTGGTGGCGGATCCGGGCCGGCAGGACCAGGTTTGCGTAGGCGTCTTCCGATGCGACGGCACGCAGCACTTCAAAAGCCACCAGTCGGGCGGGGTCGGCACGCCGCGTACGCTGCGAAGGGGCGTTCTCGCTGAAGTTCCGCTTCGGCCCGCGGTTGCGTTCCCGGCCCTGGGCGTCGCGCTGGCCTCCTTGGCGGCGACCGCCGGAAGACCCGCCGGACTGCCCGCCGCCGCTTGCTCTCCCCTGTCGGGGCCCCCCGCCGCGGCCGCTGCCGCCCGTTCCGGACTCACTCATTCGAATACCACGCCTTCCAGTGCCGCTTGTCCGCGCGCCCAGTCGGCGGCGGCCATCATCTTCTTGCCCGAGGGCTGTATCCGCGTCAGTTCAACGGGATGGGACCCCGTACCCACCAGAACTCTCTTTCCGTCGAGCAGCACCTGGCCCGGCTGCAGTGCCGGAGCGTCGGTCCGGAGCGCAACAGGTTCGAGCTTGACACGCTGTCCGTCCAACGTGGTCCAGGCGCCGGGTTCAGGCGTGACGCCACGCGCCCTGCGCGCGATGGCTAGGGCGGGCTCGCGCCAGTCGATCCGGCCGTCATCGATGCCCAGTTTGGGCGCCAGGGACACGTCCCCCGCCTGCGGTACGGCTACCGCCCGTCCCGTTTCGATAGCCGAAAGCGTTTGGGCGAGCAGCACCGCACCGCTGTGCGAGAGCCGTTCCAGGAGTTGACCGGATGTGTCATCAGGCCGTACCGGCTCGGTGAGGGTGCCGAAAACCGGGCCCGTATCCAACCCTTCTTCGAGGAGGAACGTCACGGCGCCCGTGATGTCGTCGCCTGCCATAACTGCACGCTGCACCGGTGCGGCGCCTCGCCAGGCGGGCAGCAGGGAAAAGTGCAGGTTGATCCAGCCGTGCCGCGGAACGTCCAGCGCCGCGCGCGGGATGAGGCCTCCGTAGGCCACGATGGCTGCCGCGTCCGGCGCTGCGGCGGCTATCCTGGCGGTCACTTCCGCGTCAACCTTCGCGGCGTGGATCACCTCGATGCCGAGTTCGGCGGCGCGCGCGGCAACGGGCGACGGCGTGAGCACGCGCTTGCGTCCGATCGGCGCGTCCGGCCGGGTCAGGACGGCAACGACGTCAAAGCCTGCCTGAACCAGAGCGTCCAGGGACGGTACCGCGACAGCCGGCGTACCGGCGAAGAGTACCCTCACTCGGCGGCGCCGAAACTGCCGCCGCCAAAACTGCCGCCCCCGAAACTGGAACCAACAGTCTTCGCCCGCTTCGACGTCGTCCGTTCGGTAATCGCGTCGTAATTGGCGTTACGGATGGAACGCAGGGCAGCCTTGCGGTCTTCGCCCTCAAGCCTGTCCGTGAAGAGAATGCCGTCGAGGTGGTCTGTTTCGTGCTGGAAGCAGCGGGCCAGCATGCCCTCGCCGTCCACGGTGACGGGATTTCCATGCAGGTCGACTCCGGTGACCCGGGTGGCCCGGCGCCGGCGGACGGGGAAGCCGAGGCCCGGGATGGACAGGCAGCCTTCCACTTCATCAGGCTGGAAGTCGTCGCTGTTTTCCAGCACCGGGTTGATGATGTGGCCTTCCACTCCGCCGATGCGGTAAGTGAAAACCCTCTTGCTGACGCCGACCTGGGGCGCGGCCAGGCCGGCGCCGTCCACATCCTCCATGGTCTCGGTCATGTCGGCAACGAGTTTTGCGAGTTCCGGCCCGAATTCCGTCACGGGATCGGCAACCGTGCGCAGCACAGGGTCGCCGATGATGCGGATATTCAAAATGGCCATGTGAAATCTGTCCTTCGGTAAAACGGCGGTACGGGATCCAGTCCAGTTTAGTTGGCCGGCTACCTGCCGGGCACAGCCTGAAGTGCGGGCGGTGCAACGGGCATGGACGGCGGCGCCACCGGAAGAAGGGCGGTCCCGGCGGTGGAGGTATCTGCCGACATCTCCCACACCCGCCGGAGGGCGCAGAACTTCCACCAGTGGTGCTTGAGCACCTCCGGGTTGGCACGCATCGGCCGGACCTCCGTCTGCCCGATCGCAACCGCCAGCAGGATCGGGGACTCGCCGTGCTGCCAGGGCTCCCACTCCCCCGCGACTGGATCAACGAGGCTTTCCTCGGCCTTCATTCCGGCCACTAACTGCATGACCACTTTGTCATCCAGCGGCTTGACGGTGCCGTCCCGGGTGGTGCCCTTGGTCTTGTAGTCGATGATGCAGGTCCTGCCGTTGATCCTGGCCACAAGGTCAAGGGTGCCTGCATAGCCTACGGTCTTGTTCCAGACGGTGACTTCCGGGGCAACGGGCTCCACGCCAAAGAGTTCCCACCACTCGTCGAAGCGCGCTGCGAAGGCTTCCTCGCCGTTTGCTGCCAGCGCCTCACGCATCTCCTTCATCTGATGCGGGCGGCCGAGCGCCCGGAGCGCAACCTGTTCGCAGTAGTTGTGCACGCGGTCTCCGCGCTTCGCAGCGTCGTCCCGGTAGGTTTCGGCGGCCTTAGCGGCGCGGCTGACTGCCTGCCGGACTTTGGCCGGGCTTCCCAGGATCCCGGGAAGCAGCGGATCGCTGGCGAGACTGTTCGCCCCCATATACCCGAACCAGCCGTCGAGGCCGTGCGGTTGCTGGCCGATGACGGTGGTGATGGACGGAACCGAAAACGAGTCGGAGGTTGAGCGTGCGTACATCCGGCCATATTCCGTGGCGTGGGCAAGGAGTGGATCAGTCATGCAAACACTCTTTCATGAAGGGCCGACAGGATTGCGGGGCGCAGGAACCGTGACCGGAAAGCGAAATGGCCCGTTCCGCTGAGTCAGCGGAACGGGCCATTCATGGGTGGGCGATACTGGGTTCGAACCAGTGACCTCTTCGGTGTGAACGAAGCGCGCTACCACTGCGCCAATCGCCCCAATGCCATTGAATGCTAGCCCACCCGGCACCATTTGGAAAATCGAGGCCCGGGCGGCCGCTCCGGCACCGAATTGCGTCGCTGGAGCATCAGCCCGCCGGCAGTCGTCTGGCGCTTCCTTGAGCGACCCGCGCCGCATGACCGGGCCCGAATTACACCTCTGTAATTAGCAAAATCCCCTAGATTTCAACGAAGAAGGGCTATCCGCAGCGGATGCCGAGCTCCCGATTTGTAAGTTCCCTGAACCTCCTATAGAGTTCTTACTCGTTGGAACGCGAGGAAATGCCGAATGCGGCACGGAAATGCTGACAATATGCGGACGTAGCTCAGCTGGTAGAGCACCACCTTGCCAAGGTGGATGTCGCGAGTTCGAATCTCGTCGTCCGCTCGCAGGACACTGTCATGGCAAAGGTTTTTCGGAACCTGGCTTACACGGTGGGTTGGCCGAGAGGCGAGGCAGCGGCCTGCAAAGCCGTATACACGGGTTCGAATCCCGTACCCACCTCGGTGAAAACCTTGGTATCCGGTGTATTCCGGAGAACATTTGGGCGATTGGCGCAGCGGTAGCGCGCTTCCCTGACACGGAAGAGGTCACTGGTTCGATCCCAGTATCGCCCACCAAAGCAAGGAAACTTGCTTGTCGAAGTACCACCGGGTTGTTCGGTGTGTACTGAATGCGGACGTAGCTCAGCTGGTAGAGCACCACCTTGCCAAGGTGGATGTCGCGAGTTCGAATCTCGTCGTCCGCTCTCTTTTCTACAATTCCACTCCGGATCCTTCCGGTTGCGGGCGATTGGCGCAGCGGTAGCGCGCTTCCCTGACACGGAAGAGGTCACTGGTTCGATCCCAGTATCGCCCACCATCAAGCAGCTCTCCGGAGCTGCTTTTTTGTTGCCAGGATCCAACCGACGTCGGCGAAGTAGGGGCCCTGGACCCTAGACAACTCGCGGCGCGCGCCCTTGGCACCTCTGGGGACTCCGGCTAGGATCGAAGGCGGAGGAGCGATCTGGCTCCGCGACAGAAGGGAGGTGCCCGTGGGTATTCTTGACGATCTAAAGGGCAAGGCTCAGCGACTGGTTGGTGGCAATGAACAGGCCATCAAGGACGGCATCGGCAAAGCCGGTGATTTCATCGACTCAAAGACCGGCGGAAAGTACGCCGACAAGATCGATTCCGTCCAGAAAGGCGCAGCCGGCCTCGTGGATAAGGTCGACCCGAAGCCGCACGCGGCTCCCGTGGACGAACCTCCCGTCGCCGGAGAGCCCCCTGTAGCCGGTGAACCCCGGCCGTAGGGCTAATAACCCAGGAACGTCAGCGAGGTGCCGGTCCCGCCGTGAGGCGGCGCCGGCACCTTTGGCGTTTAAGGGCT
Protein-coding regions in this window:
- a CDS encoding phosphoribosyl-ATP diphosphatase produces the protein MKNFETLFAELSEKAATRPAGSRTVAELESGVHGIGKKVVEEAAEVWMAAEYESDEAAAEEISQLLYHLQVLMLAKGLTLEDVYKHL
- the ribH gene encoding 6,7-dimethyl-8-ribityllumazine synthase; protein product: MSGHGAPEIDLTTLNPAETSQLKLAIVAASWHTQIMDGLLDGALRAAKDAGISDPTVLRVPGSFELPVAAARLAKHFDAVVALGVVIRGGTPHFEYVCEAATMGLTDVSVNTGVPVGFGVLTCDTEQQGLDRAGLPGSKEDKGHEAVTAALATAVILKQYS
- the ribA gene encoding GTP cyclohydrolase II, producing MTASEARKDVKAGRRPHPVSGGPVVQLPSEFGDFVAQAWTDLVTGAEHLAVSSPIPPVDGKAPLVRLHSECLTGDVFGSYRCDCGEQLAYALEKINEEGGTLLYLRGQEGRGIGLANKIKAYALQEAGFDTVEANEQLGLPVDARCYNAAAQILAELGLHEVRLLSNNPDKQNRLADAGVTVVEMVPTEVPSREQNIRYLQTKKDRMDHRLVLDTRGGEPVTALPAAGQGPYQHEQD
- the ribB gene encoding 3,4-dihydroxy-2-butanone-4-phosphate synthase → MPVAVTTGRVLDPIEDAVRAMAAGLPVLVVDNEDRENEGDIIFAAQHATPELMGWTVRYSSGVICVPLDGARADALLLPPMVEVNEDSKGTAYTVSCDAAVGVSTGISATDRALTARVLADPASRPGSITRPGHVFPLRAVNGGVRERPGHTEAAVDLCRLAGLEPVGVIAEVVHDNGEMMRLDGLRGFAAEHGCPLISIEDLVAYLDAGLRDGQAPVPAGNEEMR
- a CDS encoding riboflavin synthase, which translates into the protein MFTGIIAEQGRVLSVERNGDVSATVRLHAPGSTEGLALGGSVAVNGVCLTATAIDGTDFSVDVMGETLVRSTIGELDAGDTVNLERCVPAGGRLDGHVVQGHVDGVGELLEREALGNWDRLRFGVPVRLARYIAEKGSIAVDGVSLTVTAVSDASEPAPWFEVGLIPTTLAETGLGAKSLGSRVNLEVDVLAKYTERLLAFAGGRATGAGTANVTTGTGDSK
- the ribD gene encoding bifunctional diaminohydroxyphosphoribosylaminopyrimidine deaminase/5-amino-6-(5-phosphoribosylamino)uracil reductase RibD is translated as MDAALDAALLGPRGANPLVGAVVVGPDGRQLVTGYHRGAGTAHAEADAIAQAGMQGIDLTGSTMVVTLEPCNHCGRTGPCAQAIIDAGIASVVYAVDDPHDPAAGGAATLRAAGVSVRSGLAARSAFELNRRWFEAVLGQRPFVTLHIAQTLDSRIAASDGTSQWISSPESLADNHGLRSRVDAILVGTQTLLVDNPRLTARDASGKPAGSQPLRAVMGLRGIPDDAAIHGDDGRVLHLPTRDPHEALEKLFTAGVRHVMVEGGSSILSAFLAAGLVDELIVYLAPTLLGSGTPALGDLGITTLADAQAWDWDQASGGAVQSLGRDLRLHLFPGSAEPAARSAGPAESAEAPLPAAPAAPEPSLSLTSSPESLPHRTGAGTATGGN
- the rpe gene encoding ribulose-phosphate 3-epimerase, whose protein sequence is MAQCCINPSILSADFVNLEAELRRISNADAVHVDVMDNHFVPNLTIGLPVVQRIQAVSPVPLDAHLMIADADRWAPAFADAGLASVTFHVEASIAPIKLARELRARGAKAGMALRPGTPVEPYLDMLSELDLLLIMTVEPGFGGQSFLDLTLPKIRRARAAIDGSGTGVALQVDGGITEETIVRAAEAGANVFVAGSAVYGADDPAAAIDRLRGAGSRPVPGVAHTVSES
- a CDS encoding RsmB/NOP family class I SAM-dependent RNA methyltransferase; translated protein: MSESGTGGSGRGGGPRQGRASGGGQSGGSSGGRRQGGQRDAQGRERNRGPKRNFSENAPSQRTRRADPARLVAFEVLRAVASEDAYANLVLPARIRHHGLDKRDAGFATELSYGALRGQGTYDAVLARCVDRPLDQLDPAILDALRIGAHQLLAMRVPAHAALDQTVGLARAVIGAGPSALINAVLRKVSAHTLDEWLELLLSDEQDETRVASIRYAHPEWIVRALRQSLVAHGRPVTEINDLLEADNAAPVVNLVALPGLGSLDEALEGGATAGELVEGSALSSGGDLGRLASVRDGSTRVQDVGSQLVARAMAAVDLHSADLQPAGPGSADGQSAGKGGEKWLDLCAGPGGKAALLGALARQQGATLLANEPAPHRAKLVRQALAAVPHEVWHVRTGDGRDVGTEMAGTFDRVLVDVPCSGLGALRRRPESRWRRTPKDLADLGPLQRELLKSALDAVRPGGVVAYVTCSPHPAETTAVVTDALRKRDDLELLDAGAALDKVSLPGHLEAGHELTAQLWPHVHRTDAMFLALIHKKP
- the fmt gene encoding methionyl-tRNA formyltransferase — protein: MRVLFAGTPAVAVPSLDALVQAGFDVVAVLTRPDAPIGRKRVLTPSPVAARAAELGIEVIHAAKVDAEVTARIAAAAPDAAAIVAYGGLIPRAALDVPRHGWINLHFSLLPAWRGAAPVQRAVMAGDDITGAVTFLLEEGLDTGPVFGTLTEPVRPDDTSGQLLERLSHSGAVLLAQTLSAIETGRAVAVPQAGDVSLAPKLGIDDGRIDWREPALAIARRARGVTPEPGAWTTLDGQRVKLEPVALRTDAPALQPGQVLLDGKRVLVGTGSHPVELTRIQPSGKKMMAAADWARGQAALEGVVFE
- the def gene encoding peptide deformylase, which translates into the protein MAILNIRIIGDPVLRTVADPVTEFGPELAKLVADMTETMEDVDGAGLAAPQVGVSKRVFTYRIGGVEGHIINPVLENSDDFQPDEVEGCLSIPGLGFPVRRRRATRVTGVDLHGNPVTVDGEGMLARCFQHETDHLDGILFTDRLEGEDRKAALRSIRNANYDAITERTTSKRAKTVGSSFGGGSFGGGSFGAAE
- a CDS encoding PD-(D/E)XK nuclease family protein, encoding MTDPLLAHATEYGRMYARSTSDSFSVPSITTVIGQQPHGLDGWFGYMGANSLASDPLLPGILGSPAKVRQAVSRAAKAAETYRDDAAKRGDRVHNYCEQVALRALGRPHQMKEMREALAANGEEAFAARFDEWWELFGVEPVAPEVTVWNKTVGYAGTLDLVARINGRTCIIDYKTKGTTRDGTVKPLDDKVVMQLVAGMKAEESLVDPVAGEWEPWQHGESPILLAVAIGQTEVRPMRANPEVLKHHWWKFCALRRVWEMSADTSTAGTALLPVAPPSMPVAPPALQAVPGR
- a CDS encoding antitoxin, whose product is MGILDDLKGKAQRLVGGNEQAIKDGIGKAGDFIDSKTGGKYADKIDSVQKGAAGLVDKVDPKPHAAPVDEPPVAGEPPVAGEPRP